A stretch of Brassica napus cultivar Da-Ae chromosome C6, Da-Ae, whole genome shotgun sequence DNA encodes these proteins:
- the LOC106391304 gene encoding protein LIGHT-DEPENDENT SHORT HYPOCOTYLS 7-like: MASPSNKGKNIAERSTSEQPQPQQPQPPPNSPALSRYESQKRRDWNTFCQYLRNQQPPVHISQCSSNNILDFLQYLDQFGKTKVHAHGCIFFGQVEPAGQCNCPLKQAWGSLDALIGRLRAAYEENGGFSERNPFAGGGIRVFLREVRDSQAKARGVPYNKRKKKRRNPMQSHDVEDGTTGTSSSNLPS, encoded by the coding sequence ATGGCTAGTCCTAGCAACAAAGGCAAAAACATAGCAGAAAGATCCACGTCTGAACAACCGCAGCCGCAGCAACCACAACCACCTCCTAATTCACCAGCGTTAAGCCGGTACGAATCACAGAAACGTCGAGACTGGAACACGTTTTGTCAGTACCTTCGTAACCAGCAGCCACCAGTACACATCTCACAGTGCAGCTCTAACAACATCCTAGACTTCCTCCAATATCTTGACCAGTTTGGAAAGACAAAGGTTCATGCACATGGATGTATTTTCTTCGGACAAGTTGAACCAGCAGGACAGTGTAACTGTCCTTTAAAACAAGCGTGGGGGAGTTTGGATGCTTTGATCGGACGGCTGAGAGCAGCATACGAGGAGAACGGAGGGTTTTCGGAGAGAAACCCATTTGCCGGCGGCGGGATTAGGGTTTTTCTAAGGGAAGTGAGAGATTCACAGGCCAAGGCAAGAGGAGTTCCGTACaataaaaggaagaagaagaggaggaatccTATGCAGAGTCATGATGTTGAAGATGGTACTACGGGGACTAGTAGCTCCAACTTGCCATCTTAG
- the LOC106393999 gene encoding vesicle transport v-SNARE 12-like: MDLEARSLQPSAKALCLSKLREYKSDLNQLKKDFKRVSSPYANQSTCEELMEPGMADVHAMPESLHYCCPSRNQLIRWEICSVVEILSQQRQTLLYAHTKGLNDAIDKSKKVLTAMSRRIRRNKWIVGL; encoded by the exons ATGGATCTCGAGGCAAGAAGTTTGCAGCCGAGTGCTAAAGCGCTGTGTCTTTCTAAACTAAGAGAGTATAAATCTGATCTGAACCAATTGAAGAAAGATTTCAAACGAGTGTCTTCTCCATATGCTAACCAATCTACATGTGAAGAACTGATGGAACCCGGAATGGCGGATGTGCATGCG ATGCCAGAGAGTTTACATTATTGTTGTCCTTCCAGGAATCAGCTGATCAGGTGGGAGATTTGCTCAGTTGTTGAAATTCTGAGCCAGCAACGCCAAACCCTCCTTTACGCTCACACTAAg GGTTTGAATGATGCCATTGATAAGAGCAAGAAAGTGTTGACCGCTATGTCAAGAAGAATAAGGAGGAACAAATGGATCGTTGGTCTGTGA